The nucleotide sequence CCAATGACAAACAACTGGAGCGCGTGTTGCGATAAATCAGCGCGATCAAGTAGGCTTCCAGTGCAGGGGTTAGTGAGGGGTTGATGTTGACCATAACACCAACATTCTATGCCTCTTTCGACCCCCTGCGTAAAATCAGTCTACAGAGGAACGCCTCTTTCTTTTAGAGAATGAATAGACCCTGTAGAACTCACCGCCCCCGTTTAAGCGATTGCCAGGAAGCAGCAGAAAAATGTTGGAAAGTCGCACAAACTTACTCCATCAGCTTACTCTGTTCAGGCCGCAGGCGCTCATTCTTGACCACGGGGCGGTGAGGTCAGGCAACGTCAGGAAGAAGCGAAGGAACGTCAGCGCCAGGAGGCGAAGGATAAAGCAAAGTAAGCCAAGCATCGTGCCGCGCGACAATCCTGACCGCGCGGCCTCCGATGGGTGCGATTGTTAGACAGCGAACGTGCAGCTGTTCACTTTCGTGTAGCACACAATGAACGCCTTCAGGAAGGTCAAGCGGTCCAACAATAATTTCTACAAAATATTTCAATAGTAAAGGCGCCGGCAGCAAATACCGGATTGAAGTCGTCATCAGAGAACGTGTAATGAGAAAGAAGTCGGCCCGCCACTAGTCGGGGATACGCAAATAACTCGAATGGCAGGCCGATGTTCTGAAATCATATCCCATCCTGACGCTCGAAGTCACCTATACCGCGAGCAGCGTCACAGTGAATTTGCAGATTCAATTTGGAATGGTTGCTATTCGAGAACGGAGTAAGAGGCCGAACCTCGGGCACTAGCTCATACCCCCATGTGTTTTGGAGACGACGGCAGCTTCTCCGGTACGTCTAGCTCATCACTAACGATTACATCCAAGCATACTCCGGCCAGTTGGACATACTTCAAGAGGACTGGTAGTGGGGGCTCGCGTGTGCCGAGCTCGTACCCTGAGACAGCGCTGCGGAAAAGCCCGTCGGCAAGGTCCAGGCTGCGGAGCATCTCATTCTGCGACAGCCCTAAAGAATTCCGGATCTGGAGCAGCTTCGCCGCCAGCCGCTTCGGCTTCGGGCGTGAGACCCTTCCCATCAGGATAGCCCTCCTGACGGGATAGGCAGATTGAAAAACTCCTTGCCTTGCGACGTAAATACGTCAAATATGGGATCCCACCGCGTTTCTGCCGGGAGTCTCAGTTTTACGGACTCGCCGGCGGGCTTCAGGTGAGGTTATCTGAAGCCCCCTCTTTCTTATTCGCAACGAAGCATAGCAAAAACGCCGGGTTGAGTCATTGTCAAGGCAGCCGGCGTCAGGCGCTGATGGATTGCAGACTTGTGCGGCGATCCACATCGGGCAGACGAGGCGGGGACTTTCAGAATAATGCAAGAAGGGAGACTACGCCTTCAGTATGGACACGGGCGGCGCGCGCAGCAAGTCCTGGGAAGAGTTCGAGGACACGGTTTTCAATTTCGTCATCACAGTGTGCGACAACGCCCGCGAGTCGTGCCCGGTGTGGCCCGGCCAGCCCATCGTTGCCCACTGGGGCGTCCCTGACCCGGCGGCAGGCAAGGGCACCGACAAAGAGATCTTCGCCGCATTCAAGCAGGCCGCGTTCCTGCTCCAGCGCCGCATCGAGCTGTTCTGTTCGCTGCCGATCGAGAAGCTCTACCGGCTCAAGCTCGAACAGATGACGCGCGAGATCGGCAAGGCGCAGTGATCAAACGGCCGCGAGGCCGACCGGCCTAGGCGCGCCCTGGAGCTGCACCGGCAGGACCGGCGCGCAGCAGACGGAGCGCAGGCGTTTGATGTCCTGCTGCATCTGCTTGTCGGCTTCCAGCCAAGTCCGCACACCGCGCAAGACTTCTGCCGCGTTCGCGTCGGGCGGGGTGACAAGGCGGTAATGCATCCACCTCCCGTCGCGGCGCGCGTCCACGATCTCCGCTCGCTTCAAGTACGCTAGGTGGCGTGAAATCTTCGGTTGGCTGGTGCCGAGGATCTCGACCAGAAAGCACACGCACACCTCGCCGGCACCCATCAGGTTAATGAGCCTGAGGCGCGTCCGGTCGGCCAGCGCCCGGAAGAACAACTCCATGTCGAACGGCTCGATTGCTCTCGTCATAAGGCTATTTTAGCACGATCTGATAAATATGCCTTGACATATATGAAGAGCGGAACTATGATCCGCATATATACGTTTGAGCAAATATGAAGGGAGAACGACCATGACAGATCAACTAAACGGGGTGCAGGCGCTGAAAGCGCATCTCGCCCTGAATGTGAAGGACGTTACACAGAGCATTGAATTCTACAAGAAGATGCTCGGTATTGAGCCGAGCAAGGTGCGGACGGGCTACGCCAAGTTCGACGTGCAGAACCCGCCGCTCAATCTGACTCTCAATCAGGCGCCCTTCAACGAGCGCGGGGCGCTGTCGCACCTCGGCATCCAGGTATCCTCGACCGACGACGTGTTCAAGGTGCGTGAGAACTGGGCAGCGGCTGACTTGCTGACCAGAGACGAGATGCAGACCGACTGCTGTTATGCAGTGCAGGATAAGGCATGGGTACACGACCCGGACGGTAACGAGTGGGAGGTCTTCGTCGTGCTGGAAGACGGCCTGCCGGAGAAGGTCGGCGCTTCATGCGAAACGAGCACCTGCTGCGCGCCAACGGTTGCGCTGGGCCGCTAAAGCGTAGAGCATAGAGGAACGCCATGAGTACACACGACGCCCAACCGATTAACACCTTGCAGGCGCACATCGCCATCAACGTCCGCGACGTGGAGCAAAGCATCGCCTTCTACCGCAAGCTGTTCGGGGTCGAGCCGAGCAAAGTCCGCCCCGGCTATGGCAAGTTTAACCTGCAGAACCCGCCCCTGAATCTGACGCTGAACGGGCGACCGTTCACCGACAAGGGGGCGCTCTACCACCTCGGCATTCAGGTCGCCTCGACCGCAGACGTGCTGGCGATGCGCGACCGCTGGCAGGCCGCCGGCCTCACCACCCGCGAGGAGATGCAAACCGTCTGCGGTTACGCGCTGCAAGACAAGTCATGGGTGCAAGACCCGGACGGCAACAACTGGGAAGTCTTCGTCGTCCACCAGGACAATCTGATGTACAGCAACGTGGATAGCTCGGTGCAGTCGGCAGAGCCAGCTTGCCCGGCGGCCGCCTGCTGCCCGACCGTAGCGGAGACGCCCCCGCTGGCTTGAGCAAAGATACCATGAGCATCACGATCTCAAAGGCGTCGCGCGCCGACCTGCCCGAAATCTTAGATTTGCTCGTCACGGTAGAACTGCCGCAGGAAGGCGTCGCGGAGCATCTGGGCGGCTTTCTCGTGGCCCGCGAGGGCAATCGGCTTGTCGGGTGCGCGGGCTTAGAGCGTTACCCTCGGCTGGGCCTGCTGCGCTCGGTTGCGGTCGCGCCCGATTGCCAGCACAGCGGACTAGGCTCGAAGCTCACTGCGGCGCTGCTTCAGGATACCGCGAAGTCCGGCCTCGATGAGGTGGTGCTGTTGACGGCAACGGCGCGTGACTTCTTTGCTCGGCGGTTCGGATTCGACGAAGTCCCGCGCACGGTGTACGACGAGAGGCTGGCGGAATCGCCGGAGTGGAAATTACCGCGCTGTTCGTCTGCCGTTTGCATGGTCTACCGGACTCAAGACCCGAACAAGCAATAACCTTCAACTACATTAACCGGAGGCACTGAGATGCGCATAATTCGCGTTGTATTATCCGTCTGCCTGTTGGCGGTCGCGGCATTCCCGCAAGACCCGCTCAAGACGCTGCCGAACGCTTACAAGCTGGAATTCGAGAACGAGTACGTGCGGGTGGTTCGCGTCCACTACGCGCCGCACGAGAAGCTGCCGGCGCACGAGCACACGCTGACGGCCTCGGCCTACGTCTACCTGAACGACGGCGGGCCGGTCGTCTTCAACCACATTGATAAGGACTATGGGGCGGTCACCCGACCGGCGACCAAGGCGGGCAGCTTCCGGGTCTACCGCGGCATTCAAGAGCACCACGAGGTGGAGAACCAGTCCGACCTGCCTAGTGATTTTCTTAGAGTCGAGTTCAAGACCGAGCCGCTCGGCGAAAAGAGTTTGAAGGGGCGCTACTACCGCGAAGCGTACCCGGCGGGCGAGAACTTTCAGAAGGTGCAATTCGAGAACGACCAGGTGAGGATCACGCGGCTGGTCTGCGCGCCGGGTAAGCGTATCGAGGTGGCCGCCGGCGCAAACGAACCGGCGCTTCTCATCGCCCTGTCGCCGGCGCAGTTCAAATGGGGTGATGGCAAAGGCAGTGCGGCGCAGGTCAGGCTCGGCCTGGGGCAGGCGAGATGGGTGGCGGCCAACCGGCGCGAGCTGGTCGCCAACACCGGCGGCAAGCCGGCGGAGTTGCTGCGATTTGATTTCAAGACGAAGCCTCTCTCCAAAGAGGAGCTTGAAAAGAAGAAGAAACATGAGCATCCTCAAAAAAGCTCCTGATGCTTTGACGCTTGGTATCTAACTTAGATACCAAGCGTCAAAGGATTTCGCCTTGTGCTCGACACGCTCTTGAGTGTTACCAGGAGCATTGGCACATCCCTTTCACCCTTGGGGGATGCCGCTCACCATCCACAATGCCCGCATACGGATTACCTCTACGCTCCACCCGCTTTCACATCGGCGGGAAGTCGTTCATCGTGTCGGTCGCCAATTCTTACCATCGCCGACTTCACGCTGCCTCAGACGTAAACTCACTCGATGTCAGACCCTCCTGTGCCTATTATCGCCTGCCGTTAAATCAACACTCCCGAAAAAGCATTAATCAACCCGCAGAAACAGTGGATCTAAGACATGAAGCATAGTTCATACTCAAGTTGTAGTTAGTTATATACAATACTCAGTATATTTTGAAAGCAGAATCTTTTTTTTAATTTTGCTTATAGAAAATACGGATCCTAATAGCGGAGACAGAATTATCGAGGAGCTTATAAAGGCGGGTGTTACCTGGCGCAGGCGGTAAGCTGCCGATGAACCAGAGCACGAACGATCTGGTCTGCCGGTCGGGGTCGAACACTTGTAGGGCGCAGCCACAGGCCATTGTCCTGCTCGCTGAAGCACCTCTTAAAGCGCCTCTGTGTTAGACGACTTGGGGAGATAGGTATTCTTCATTTTCGGCACTCTAATCGCTGACTCAGCGATCAATATGTAAAATTGGGTCAACAAGCCCTGGAGAATACTGTACCCCCCTCATGAGACCAAGAGCGAAGTCGAGCAAAAGTGTTTACTTTCAGATCCCTGATGATCGCTCTCTACTGCTTCGTATGGCCATTGGCGATCTGATCCGTGCTCACCGGAAGCGCCCGGAGCAGCCGATGACTCAAGAGGAATTGGCTTACAGGTCCGGAATCTCGTACGAGCACCTGAACCACATTGAGAACTACAAAACGATGGTCTCGATCGACGTTCTCGACAGGATCGCCCTGGCGCTTGGCTTCTCCCGGTTGTCTGAATTCTTAGCCTGTGATGAGAAGAAACTGCTGTAGAAACTAGGGCGCGGATTTGACCCGACATCTTCACTGCTGCGGCGCAGCTTCCCTGCGGGGTTTAACCAGTTCGGGGAGAGGTGTCTTTAAGGCAGTCGAGTCACGTCGGCCCTGAATCCGACAATAGATCGCGCTGGCTCCTACGTCATACGTTTTGCCCTCAATGCTCTTCTAGGGTGTGCGACGGAAAAGTTAAAAGTTAAAGGAAGGAGGTAAAACCCGTTGGTCTTAACAGTGATGATCTTTTTTATGACCCTTGCCCTCTGCTTTGCCAATGGCGCCAACGACGTCTCGAAATCTATCGCGACGCTGGTTGGCTCTCAGACGACGAGTTACCGGAAAGGGATTCTTTGGGGCACTGCCTGGACGGGGATTGGCGGCATTGCTTCCTTATATTTTGCGACCGAGATGCTGAAAACCTTCAGCCTCTGGGTTCAGCCAGGCGTTGCCCTCGATCCGCTTTTCCCATTGAGTATTGCCGTGGGCACGACCGTGTGGGTAATTGCAGCCGCGCGGTTCGGCCTTCCTGTCTCGACAACCCATGCTCTGGTGGGGGCTATTTGCGGCGTCGCCACTTTTGCATACGGGGGCGACAGCGTTGCCTGGGCAAAAATGACCGACAAGGTGCTCATCCCATTGTTGTTCAGTCCCTTGATTGGCCTGGTGCTGGCGTTCTTAATCACGCCTGCCGTTAAGAAGGTATTCAACTCCACCCGTGAGGTAGCACTCTGCGTCGTCTATCGCGGGAACAACCGGGCGGAGATGGCCGCGATGGCGACCGCTCAGGGAGGAGTCTTTGCAATCGGCGAGACGGCTGACGAGTGCTTCTGCGTCTACTACCCGAGAGTGGCAAAGGTCAATGCGGACCGTATGCACTGGCTCTCAAGCGGCTTGATCGCTTTCTCGCGGGCTTTAAACGATACGCCCAAGCTGGCCGCCGTACCCATCCTGTTTTTCACGATGGCTCCCCAGTCCGAGATTTCAAGGCCCCTTCTCTTTGGGCTTCTAACCCTGGCGATGTGCCTTGGGAGTTACCTCAATGGCACCCGAGTCACTAAAACCATGGCCGAGAAGATCACCAAGATTGCCGACGAGGAAGGCCTGGCGGCGAACCTGACATCAAGTTTGCTCGTCGGCATCGCCGCAAGATTCGGGCTGCCAGTATCAACGACCCATGTGACGAATGGCTCAATCGTCGGGGTCGGCCTGCGGCAGGGTGGGGTGAAGGCTGTGTCATGGGAAACCGTGCGCGGCTTCCTCCTGGCCTGGATTGTCACGCTCCCGTGCAGTGCCCTGCTTGCCGTGATCACTTTTATCGTCGTGCGCGCATTGGTCTGACCCTACAAGGAGGCCGCTCCCCCATTGCCTGAGCGCTACACACGAAACACACTAACCAGCAGGTTCCCGGAACCGTTTCCATTGAGGTGTAACAATGACTTCGTCCGTCCAGAAGAAAATCGAAATTCAACCGCTTAACTCGCCACTCAATCATAGCGTCGCTGTCCCAGGCTCGAAGAGCTATACCAACCGGGCCGTTTTGATCGCGGCGCTGGCCGAAGGTAGGACCGTACTGGAGCACGCCTTGATTTGCGAAGACACGGAGTTGATCGCCGGCGGTGTGCAGCAGTTTGGCCGGGCGCGCGTTGCTATCGACCGGGACAGTGAACGCATGACGGTCGAGCGCGGGCCGGGTCAAATGATGGCTGCAAAAGAGCCGGTCTTTGTAGGGAACGCCGGCACGCCAATCCGTTTCCTGATTAGCTTCGCCAGCCTCGCCAACGGCACGAGCGAGGTCACGGGTAATCAACGGATGCAGGAACGGCCCTGTCAAGACCTGGTAGACGCTCTGTTGCAATTGGGCGTCAAGGCAGACGTGGTGCGCGGCACCGGCTGCCCGCCCGTCAGAATCGAGGGCCCTTCGCTGGGGGGCGGTAAGGCCAAAATCAGGGGCAGCGTCAGCAGCCAGTTCACGTCCAGCATCCTTCTTAACGCACCATACGCCGAACAGGACGTTGAGCTCGAAATCACAGATGACCTCTGCTCGAAGCCCTATGTCGATATGACGCTGGGCATCATGAAAGAGTTCGGGGTCACGGTCGAGCGGGATGGCTATCGCTCTTTCAGGGTGAGGCATGGGCAGCGGTATCAGGCCCGCAGCTATCGGATCGAACCCGACGCATCGAACATGTCCTACTTCCTCGCCGCCGCCGCCATCCTCGGCGGCAAGGTTCGCATTCCGGGAATCAACTCGGGGTCGCTTCAGGGCGACGCCAAATTCGTCGACGTACTAGAGCGTATGGGCTGTCAGATCGAGCGCGGAGACGACTACTTCGCCGTCGAGGGGGGACACCTGTCCGGTGTTGATGTGGACATGAACTGGATGCCGGACCTTGTCCCGACCCTCGCGGTCGTGGCGGCCTACGCAGAGGGCCGCACCCACATCACCAACATCGCGAACTTACGAATTAAAGAGTGTGACCGGATAGCAGCCCTGGAAACTGAGTTGCGCAAGCTCGGCATCCGAGCCGAATCCACTCAAGACACCCTGACCGTCTACGGCGGCCAGCCACATGGCGCGACCGTCGAGACGTACAATGACCACCGCATCGCGATGTGCTTCGCCATCGCCGGGCTGCGTACTCGGGGCGTTATCATCGAGGACCCGGGCTGCACGGCTAAATCCTTCCCCACGTTCTGGTCGGTACTGGACACACTAAGGTGACGGAGGCGCCAATGAGATCACGTGGATTATTCATCGTGCTAGATGGGTGGGGGTATTCTACGAAAGTAGAACACAACGCAATCCGCCAGGCCGGGACACCGACCCTTGACCGCCTGGTCAAGGAATACCCCTGGACATTGCTTCATGCGTCTGGGCGTGCGGTCGGGCTGCCGCCAGATACCCCTGGCAATTCCGAAGTGGGCCATCTGACTCTAGGCGCCGGGCGGACAATCGATTACGAGAGCACCCGTGTCCAGATGGCTATGGAGGCGGGAGAACTCCAGCGGCATCCTTTACTTACGAAGGCTCTTCACGAAACGAAAGAGCGTGATGGCAGAGTCCACATCATGGGTTTGGCTTCCGATGGCAACATCCATTCACACTTGGACCACTTCCGCCCCATCGTCGAAGCCGCTTCCAGAATGGGCCTGACCGGCATATACCTCCACCTGTTCACTGACGGACGTGACGCCCCGAGCGGCGCGGCGATCAGGTTTATTGCTGACATACAGGACATGCTTCTTTCCGTAGGAGCGGGCCAGGTCGCGAGTGTTGTTGGCCGGAACTACGCGATGGACAAGAATGGGAACTGGCAGAAAACACAAGCCGCCTTCGAGATGATGACGCTCGGAGTCGGGAAGCCGGTAAGAACGGCTGAAGAGGCCATAAAGACCGCTTACCAGGAGGCCGTCGCCGATGACCTTATCCCGCCATTCGCCCTTGTCGACGGTTCGGGCCAGCCGGTTGGGGTCGTTAAAGATGGAGACCTGCTGTTCTCGGTGAACTTCCGAGGCGACCGTATGCACCAGATCCTGAGGGCATTCGTGGACGAGCCGTTTTCGGAATTTCCACGGTTCTATCACTCACCGGTTACCGTGCTGACGATGACCGATTACCACATGAGTCCGGCACTACCATC is from Blastocatellia bacterium and encodes:
- a CDS encoding metalloregulator ArsR/SmtB family transcription factor, producing the protein MTRAIEPFDMELFFRALADRTRLRLINLMGAGEVCVCFLVEILGTSQPKISRHLAYLKRAEIVDARRDGRWMHYRLVTPPDANAAEVLRGVRTWLEADKQMQQDIKRLRSVCCAPVLPVQLQGAPRPVGLAAV
- a CDS encoding ArsI/CadI family heavy metal resistance metalloenzyme; translation: MTDQLNGVQALKAHLALNVKDVTQSIEFYKKMLGIEPSKVRTGYAKFDVQNPPLNLTLNQAPFNERGALSHLGIQVSSTDDVFKVRENWAAADLLTRDEMQTDCCYAVQDKAWVHDPDGNEWEVFVVLEDGLPEKVGASCETSTCCAPTVALGR
- a CDS encoding ArsI/CadI family heavy metal resistance metalloenzyme — encoded protein: MSTHDAQPINTLQAHIAINVRDVEQSIAFYRKLFGVEPSKVRPGYGKFNLQNPPLNLTLNGRPFTDKGALYHLGIQVASTADVLAMRDRWQAAGLTTREEMQTVCGYALQDKSWVQDPDGNNWEVFVVHQDNLMYSNVDSSVQSAEPACPAAACCPTVAETPPLA
- a CDS encoding GNAT family N-acetyltransferase; this translates as MSITISKASRADLPEILDLLVTVELPQEGVAEHLGGFLVAREGNRLVGCAGLERYPRLGLLRSVAVAPDCQHSGLGSKLTAALLQDTAKSGLDEVVLLTATARDFFARRFGFDEVPRTVYDERLAESPEWKLPRCSSAVCMVYRTQDPNKQ
- a CDS encoding helix-turn-helix transcriptional regulator; its protein translation is MAIGDLIRAHRKRPEQPMTQEELAYRSGISYEHLNHIENYKTMVSIDVLDRIALALGFSRLSEFLACDEKKLL
- a CDS encoding inorganic phosphate transporter, producing MVLTVMIFFMTLALCFANGANDVSKSIATLVGSQTTSYRKGILWGTAWTGIGGIASLYFATEMLKTFSLWVQPGVALDPLFPLSIAVGTTVWVIAAARFGLPVSTTHALVGAICGVATFAYGGDSVAWAKMTDKVLIPLLFSPLIGLVLAFLITPAVKKVFNSTREVALCVVYRGNNRAEMAAMATAQGGVFAIGETADECFCVYYPRVAKVNADRMHWLSSGLIAFSRALNDTPKLAAVPILFFTMAPQSEISRPLLFGLLTLAMCLGSYLNGTRVTKTMAEKITKIADEEGLAANLTSSLLVGIAARFGLPVSTTHVTNGSIVGVGLRQGGVKAVSWETVRGFLLAWIVTLPCSALLAVITFIVVRALV
- the aroA gene encoding 3-phosphoshikimate 1-carboxyvinyltransferase; its protein translation is MTSSVQKKIEIQPLNSPLNHSVAVPGSKSYTNRAVLIAALAEGRTVLEHALICEDTELIAGGVQQFGRARVAIDRDSERMTVERGPGQMMAAKEPVFVGNAGTPIRFLISFASLANGTSEVTGNQRMQERPCQDLVDALLQLGVKADVVRGTGCPPVRIEGPSLGGGKAKIRGSVSSQFTSSILLNAPYAEQDVELEITDDLCSKPYVDMTLGIMKEFGVTVERDGYRSFRVRHGQRYQARSYRIEPDASNMSYFLAAAAILGGKVRIPGINSGSLQGDAKFVDVLERMGCQIERGDDYFAVEGGHLSGVDVDMNWMPDLVPTLAVVAAYAEGRTHITNIANLRIKECDRIAALETELRKLGIRAESTQDTLTVYGGQPHGATVETYNDHRIAMCFAIAGLRTRGVIIEDPGCTAKSFPTFWSVLDTLR
- the gpmI gene encoding 2,3-bisphosphoglycerate-independent phosphoglycerate mutase, which gives rise to MRSRGLFIVLDGWGYSTKVEHNAIRQAGTPTLDRLVKEYPWTLLHASGRAVGLPPDTPGNSEVGHLTLGAGRTIDYESTRVQMAMEAGELQRHPLLTKALHETKERDGRVHIMGLASDGNIHSHLDHFRPIVEAASRMGLTGIYLHLFTDGRDAPSGAAIRFIADIQDMLLSVGAGQVASVVGRNYAMDKNGNWQKTQAAFEMMTLGVGKPVRTAEEAIKTAYQEAVADDLIPPFALVDGSGQPVGVVKDGDLLFSVNFRGDRMHQILRAFVDEPFSEFPRFYHSPVTVLTMTDYHMSPALPSLFEHLEVRDTLGDVLDQYGNRNLRVSETEKYPHVTFFFNGREHRDHQFEQSIHVPGPKNSDYRRTPEMSAAGIVREVKNALARQEQDLIVANLVNADTVGHTGDMEAAKRAVRTVDSCMGEIIKAANEYGYWTALCGDHGNAEVMFNEAMGVPHVGHTTNPVPFVLVHPSQNRALRLGASFADVAPTLLKLLDIPKPTAMTGESLV